In Listeria cossartiae subsp. cossartiae, the DNA window ATAAAGGTTTCTAGCGATTGCTTCACTTTGTCCGCGTTCTTCCGCAGCACGGCCTGGGTAAGCGCCTTTTGTATCGATGAAGCAAATAATTGGTCGACCAAATTTATCTGCTTGTTTCATCAAACGTAACGCCTTACGGAAACCTTCTGGATGCGGCATACCAAAATTACGATGCAAATTATCTTTTGTATCTTTACCGCGTTGGTGTCCGATAACAGTTACCGGAGTACCATTAAAAGTAGCTATACCACCGACAATTGCAGCATCATCACCGAAAGCACGATCACCGTGAAGTTCCATGAAATCTTCAAATAATAGTGGAATGTAATCCAGTGTCGTCGGTCTCTCTGGATGGCGAGCTACTTGAAATTTATCCCAAGCAGTCATATTACTATAAATGCTTGATTCCAACTTCGCTAAACGTTTTTCCAGTTTTTCGATTTCGTTGGTTAAGTCCACATCGGAAGTTTCATTGTATTCTTTTAAGTCAGCGATTTTACTTTTTAATTCTAAAATCGGTTTCTCAAATTCCATCTCATTCGCCATCAACGTCACCTCCTGCTTCAGGTGTTTTCACGTGAATACTTAAAATAAAACTTAATTTATTTTGCAAATCAAGACGTGAAATACAATCATCTAGTTGTCCGTGTTTTAATAAGAATTCTGCCGTTTGGAAGTCTTCTGGTAACTCTTCACGAACGGTTTGCTCAATAACCCGCCGGCCAGCAAAGCCGATGAGTGCGCCTGGTTCTGCAAAATTATAGTCTCCAAGTGATGCAAAACTAGCAGAAACGCCACCAGTAGTTGGGTGTGTCATAACCGTAATAACTAGCCCACCGTGGTTGCTAAATCGTTTAAATGCAGCAGAGGTTTTCGCCATTTGCATAAGTGAAAGCATCCCTTCTTGCATACGTGCACCACCAGAAGCAGTGAAAATAACAAATGGTTTATTTGTTTTATCAGCGTCTTCTACAGCACGAAGGATTTTTTCCCCAACAACGGAACCCATGCTCGCCATTCTAAAACGAGAATCCATCACTGCAATAACAAGTGGATTACCATCAATAGTCGCATGACCCGTAACAATTGCCTCATTTAAACCAGACTTTTGCTTATCTTTCTCAATTCGATCCATATAATCTTCAAAACCAAGTGGATTTGCTGTCGTCAAATTAGCATCGATTTCTTCAAAAGATCCTTCATCAACAAGCATATCGATTCGTGCATTTGCCCCAATTGGATGGTGAAAACCACAATAATTACATACCATAAGATTTTTTTGCAATTCTTTGGTATACATTATTTTTTTACATTCTGGACATTTTGTCATAATACCTTCTGGAACATCTGCTTTTGTTCCGTCAGAAGGAATTGTGGCATATTTTCTCTTTTTTGGTTTTGTAAACAAGTCTCCTAACAAGGATAACCCTCCCCATTTACGCTTTCTATTGTGGTTATTAACGATTTTTAATGTTGTAAAAATAAAAAATGAATAATGACATGAAACATAAATCAACCGCATTTTTCCACAAGAAGACAAAATGCCAGTCTATCCGAATCATAACTGGACAGACTGCGCAATATTGTTTTCCACGTTAAACTATAACATACTTTCTATAAATATAGAAAGTCTAAGATCACTTAATTACGACATTCTCTTTACCAAGCAATGCCATTAGCGCTTCTTGCAACTCATTTGAGGCTGTTACTTGAATATTTTTCAGCTCGGCGGTTTGCTTCGTAATTGCTTGGTGGACGATAACCTTACTATCGCCTTTGTAGCGCGCTAAAATGGGTTTGATTTGTTCCATTTGTTGTGGTTCTGTTAATTTTAAAAACAGTCTCACTGGCGCTTTAATTTCTTTTAAATCTTCGGCTTTATTGACGATTAATTGGAGTTCCCCGTTTCTCGTATCTGCTTTGACTTGCAAAAAGAGAATTTCTCCTTTTTGGGCAAAGTTTGCGAACTTACGATAACTTTCCGGAAACATAACTGCGCTAAGTTCTTTGGACTCATCACTAATTGTTAAGAAACACATCGTTTCGCCTTTTTTCGTTCTGATTGATTTTACTTCGTGGACATAGGCTGCCACTTGATGGTTTTTACCAGAAGTAACGTTCGCAAGCCTTGTGATAGCAAGGTTTTGTAATTTATTTTGATAATACGATACGGGATGCGCTGACACGTATTGACCAGTGTATAATTTTTCTTTCTCCAGTTTTTCATCAATTGAAATAGGCGCGGTTTTCCGATATTTTGGTTTCATCTTCTTCAAAAATTCGTCATCTTCCACGAAAAGATTCATCCCTTTTGAATCTTCACCGAGTAGTGAAATATATTGTAATACCGCATCAATTGTTGCCAAGATCGTTGCTCGATCTTCGCCAAATTCGTCAAAACAACCAGAAAATACGAGTGCTTCTAAAACGGTTTTTGAGAGTATTTTATGTGGCATTCTTTCACAAAAATCAAAGAAATCTTGGAAAGGCGCTTTTTTTCGTTCGTTAATAATTTCTAAAATGAATTTGGTTGGCACTTTGCGAATAACGCGGAAACTATAACGGATAGATGCTTCGTTCTCCATTTGGAAGTAGTAATTACTATGATTGATACTCGGCGCCAACATTTGGATGCCGTAGTTTTTTGCTTCTGTGATATACTGAGAAATTTTATCGTCATTGCCAAAAACAGAGCTAAGAAGTGACGACATAAATGCTGCTGGGAAATGGGCTTTCAGATAGGCTAGTTGGAAAGCAATTTTTGAATAGGCTGCTGCATGACTGCGGTTGAAGCCGTAGTTCGCGAATTGGACAATCATATCATACACTTGATTGGCGCTACTTTCTGGATAACCTTTACTTTTAGCTCCCTCCACAAAGTGAATCCGTTCTTCGTTTAGGACGTCCGCTTTTTTCTTACTGACTGCTCGTCTTAACAAATCAGCTTCTCCAAGCGAAAATCCAGCCATTTGGTTCGCGACTTGAATGATTTGCTCTTGGTAAACGATAACGCCGTAAGTCACTTCTAAAATGGGCGCCAAATCAGGATGCGGATATTGAATTTTTTCTTTCCCGTGCTTTCTAGCGATAAACGTATCGATTTGTTCCATTGGGCCCGGACGATATAGTGCATCTACCGCGACAACATCTTCAAAAGAAGTTGGCTTTAATTTTCGGAGCACGCGGCGAATTCCGTCTGATTCGAATTGGAATACTCCAGTCGTATCGCCTGTTTGGAACAGTTTTAATGTTTTTTTATCTTCTAAGGAAATATCCGCTAATGTTAACGGCGTTTCTCTAGCGTAATTAACCGATTTTAAAACGCGATCTAGTAAACTAAGATTTCTAAGTCCAAGAAAATCCATTTTAAGTAAGCCGATTTTTTCTAATTCTCCCATGGCAAACTGGGTTAAGCGCGCGTC includes these proteins:
- the dnaE gene encoding DNA polymerase III subunit alpha, which translates into the protein MGFVHLQVASAYDLLSSTASIDKLIAKAKEYHYPALAITDKNVLYGVVEFYQKCLAADIKPIIGMTVTIQGYLNPINSYELILIAESTAGYHELLKIASAIQTREEGPELPQSWLRAYSSDLIAISPGAKGEVERLLMEENRDGALEAYGNLVDIFGKESVYLSAQKENPRLFAKIEAFSEEESVAVVATKNVQYMEPKDAQAKEVLTAIRDNRTVDWTTLPLAGPNYFTSQDEMERDWQTDFEKRACLETEKLAARCHVEIALDQHLLPRFPLDEAQNASEVLRQTAYAGLKERGLLAEEYQARLDYELKVITEMGFADYFLIVWDVIRYSREAGILTGPGRGSAAGSLVSYALRITDVDPIRYNLLFERFLNPERITMPDIDLDFPDNRRDEVISYVVSKYGEAHVAQIGTFGTLAAKAAIRDTARSFGLNSVLLSEWSKLIPSQLGITLQKALQESPRLENHIKSSKENEMIWDVACQLEGLPRHISTHAAGIVISDKPLVEQVALQLGSGDARLTQFAMGELEKIGLLKMDFLGLRNLSLLDRVLKSVNYARETPLTLADISLEDKKTLKLFQTGDTTGVFQFESDGIRRVLRKLKPTSFEDVVAVDALYRPGPMEQIDTFIARKHGKEKIQYPHPDLAPILEVTYGVIVYQEQIIQVANQMAGFSLGEADLLRRAVSKKKADVLNEERIHFVEGAKSKGYPESSANQVYDMIVQFANYGFNRSHAAAYSKIAFQLAYLKAHFPAAFMSSLLSSVFGNDDKISQYITEAKNYGIQMLAPSINHSNYYFQMENEASIRYSFRVIRKVPTKFILEIINERKKAPFQDFFDFCERMPHKILSKTVLEALVFSGCFDEFGEDRATILATIDAVLQYISLLGEDSKGMNLFVEDDEFLKKMKPKYRKTAPISIDEKLEKEKLYTGQYVSAHPVSYYQNKLQNLAITRLANVTSGKNHQVAAYVHEVKSIRTKKGETMCFLTISDESKELSAVMFPESYRKFANFAQKGEILFLQVKADTRNGELQLIVNKAEDLKEIKAPVRLFLKLTEPQQMEQIKPILARYKGDSKVIVHQAITKQTAELKNIQVTASNELQEALMALLGKENVVIK
- the accD gene encoding acetyl-CoA carboxylase, carboxyltransferase subunit beta; the encoded protein is MLGDLFTKPKKRKYATIPSDGTKADVPEGIMTKCPECKKIMYTKELQKNLMVCNYCGFHHPIGANARIDMLVDEGSFEEIDANLTTANPLGFEDYMDRIEKDKQKSGLNEAIVTGHATIDGNPLVIAVMDSRFRMASMGSVVGEKILRAVEDADKTNKPFVIFTASGGARMQEGMLSLMQMAKTSAAFKRFSNHGGLVITVMTHPTTGGVSASFASLGDYNFAEPGALIGFAGRRVIEQTVREELPEDFQTAEFLLKHGQLDDCISRLDLQNKLSFILSIHVKTPEAGGDVDGE
- a CDS encoding acetyl-CoA carboxylase carboxyltransferase subunit alpha; amino-acid sequence: MANEMEFEKPILELKSKIADLKEYNETSDVDLTNEIEKLEKRLAKLESSIYSNMTAWDKFQVARHPERPTTLDYIPLLFEDFMELHGDRAFGDDAAIVGGIATFNGTPVTVIGHQRGKDTKDNLHRNFGMPHPEGFRKALRLMKQADKFGRPIICFIDTKGAYPGRAAEERGQSEAIARNLYEMSDMKVPIISIVIGEGGSGGALALGLGNQIFMLENAVFSVISPEGAAAILWKDASQAKKAAESMRITAGDLFDLGITDGIIPEVKGGAHRDLTAQAKEINKAITKSLHALMAFSEDQLMDQRYEKFKKIGVYETL